GGGAAAACGGTTGCTGCCGCGATAGTCGAGCGTCCACACGTCGCCGAATCCTTCGTCCAGCAGATGCTGCACCAGGTTGCGATGCTCCGGCATGATGAACATGTCGGACGAATTGGTCAGGCCATGCACGATCAGCACCACGTCATCGCAGACTGCGCGCCTGAAGCGCGTCAGTTGCAGGCCGAGACCGTCGGCAGTGGAGAACGGATGCTCCGTGATCTGCGCGCCGCTCACGCCTTCGGTCGTGAATTTCGCGTAGCGGCGCTTCGGTTGATTCAGCTTCGGCGGCAGATGCGGTCCATACACATCCCACAGCTTGCCGGCAAAGAACTGGCCGAAGCGCGCCAGCCCCTCGACGCTGGTCTTGCCGTGCGCGTCGGTGGCACGCAATCCCCGCAGCACCTGCATGAAATCCTGCAAGCCGAGGCTGATGATGCCGGTGACCCACAGCGATGCCTGCGCCGGCTTCGCCGGATCGACATGGCCGCGAAACACGTTGACATACAGAGTGGTCGTGTCGTGCCACGCGTCGAGCGGCGCAGTGTGCTGCACCTGCTTCTGCCCGACAAAAGTCACCGACTCGCCTTGCGGCGTGGTGCAATACACCTGGTAGTACATCACCTTGCGGTCGCGGTCGGCGGTGTCGGGCATCAGGCGGAATGTGCCCGATTGCACCGGACATATCCCACCGAGCAGAGGACAATCGATGTGACCGGCGAGCGTGCCCGCATGCTCGGATTTTTCGAGAAACGCGGCGAGATCGCCGATGCCAACGGTGACATGCAACGCCAGCGTGTTGCCCGCCGCCTCGCCGTCCTTGCGCCCGTCGGCGAAGGTCGTCGCCTCCGCGCTCACGAAGCCGCTCATCACTTCGGAAAATTCGATGCTCACTCTCTGCAGCGCGTTCGACATGACGATTGCTCTCCTGAAGAAACTCGTTCGATGAATCCGTAGGGTGCGCCGTGCGCACCGCATGTGAGACGTATCAGTA
The Noviherbaspirillum cavernae DNA segment above includes these coding regions:
- a CDS encoding alpha/beta fold hydrolase gives rise to the protein MSNALQRVSIEFSEVMSGFVSAEATTFADGRKDGEAAGNTLALHVTVGIGDLAAFLEKSEHAGTLAGHIDCPLLGGICPVQSGTFRLMPDTADRDRKVMYYQVYCTTPQGESVTFVGQKQVQHTAPLDAWHDTTTLYVNVFRGHVDPAKPAQASLWVTGIISLGLQDFMQVLRGLRATDAHGKTSVEGLARFGQFFAGKLWDVYGPHLPPKLNQPKRRYAKFTTEGVSGAQITEHPFSTADGLGLQLTRFRRAVCDDVVLIVHGLTNSSDMFIMPEHRNLVQHLLDEGFGDVWTLDYRGSNRFPYNLERSRYNFDDIALFDHPAALAELRRHIGSHRRLHVIAHCVGAITMAMAVFGKTVQGISSMILNSVSLTPHVPRWSEFKLAWGPWASDYLLGVEYFNPSWRRQPAWSVGKLIACAADVVHQECDSPECHMLSFMWGSGRPAVFNHANIAPETHERLGDLFGGTPVHYYRHVHKMVKSGHAAVKFEPGNPRYAALPDNYLAHAAEIDTPIFFVQGQDNNVFADSNIRCHERLEQIVPGRHRLHVFPGYGHQDVFMGKNVAVDIFPHLVGFLREHCHD